The following are encoded in a window of Impatiens glandulifera chromosome 5, dImpGla2.1, whole genome shotgun sequence genomic DNA:
- the LOC124937853 gene encoding ethylene-responsive transcription factor ERF024-like, with protein sequence MQSSNPNSSETSTGRHPVYKGVRRRRNGGKWVSEIRQPRTTNRIWLGTYQTPEMAAAAYDVAALALKGKDAELNFPGSASSLPIPASSSSRDIQVAAARAASAVGAAGDAITACGSSRFGGFVDEDLIFDMPNVIANMAQGMLLSPPRLEFGGADNDYSSNYEDIGYQNLWN encoded by the exons ATGCAGTCCTCAAACCCTAATTCATCGGAAACCTCCACCGGCCGCCACCCGGTATACAAGGGTGTTCGCCGGAGGAGAAATGGCGGGAAATGGGTATCTGAGATTCGGCAGCCACGAACCACTAACCGTATATGGCTAGGGACATACCAAACTCCTGAAATGGCTGCGGCCGCGTATGATGTGGCTGCACTAGCCCTTAAAGGGAAAGACGCCGAGCTTAACTTTCCAGGCTCGGCCTCTTCCCTCCCAATTCCGGCATCAAGTTCTTCGAGGGACATTCAAGTGGCGGCCGCAAGGGCTGCCTCCGCCGTGGGGGCGGCAGGGGATGCGATCACCGCCTGTGGGTCCTCTAGATTTGG TGGATTTGTTGACGAggatttgatatttgatatgCCGAATGTAATTGCGAATATGGCTCAAGGGATGCTTCTTAGTCCTCCGAGGCTTGAGTTTGGTGGTGCTGATAATGACTACTCTTCTAACTATGAAGATATAGGGTACCAGAATCTTTGGAACTAA